CTAAGGTCCCTCGGGATGTTGTCAGAAGTCATGTCCTTGTGCTTGTAGGGCCACAAGGTCTGGGAGCCTGTGCTTCTTGCTGACCGTGATGTAAGTGCTGCCTGCAGTTCCCAATCATATGGGCTTCTGCAGGGAGGCTGCTACTTCAAGTCAACAAGGAGACCCCTAGAGTGAGTCTGCTGGCAAGACAGTGTCTGCATGCTGTAATACAATCACAGACAGCATCTCATCACCCCTGCCATATTGTGTTGGTTAGAAGCCAGTCACAGGCTCTGTCCACACTCAAGGGGAGGGGATTACACAAGAGCAAGACACCAGGAGGTGGGGATCACTGAGGGTCACCTTGGGGTCTACCCATCACCTACGTCAAAATGTCACCTATGACCCATCAGGGTATACTTGAGCCAAATGTATTTtgagaagaacaaaaacaaaaattcatcAGAGTTCTGTTTTTACCTTCTATATTTGTATTTGAATGCAGTTttcatacatatcaataaattATATTTGGATGACCCAAAGTGTTTTTCATGTTATTTCATGGTAGAAACAGCATTCTTGCTTTCACCTAAGGATGTTTAGAATTGAAGCTGTGTCTTATAATGATTTCTATGTCTTCTTTAGGTGAATACCATGGGCTTACTCTTCCATACACTGACCTAGACCCTGGGGAACCAAGCTGAGCCACACAAACATGGTCTTGACCTGCAGGAAGCTTACAAACAGATACCTGGAAGCAgggagaggctggaggagggggaggggtggaccATGGAAACACGTGGGAGGAAGGCCCTGTTGGTAGAGAGAGGAGTGGAGAAGTGGGCTCTCCAGGTGCTAGGAATGGCCTGTGAGGTGAGAGATAGCACAGAagtggtggggtggagggggggcgggggggcgggggggcgcggTGTGCAGGGAAGTGGTGAGCCACAGGCAAGGAGTGAGCCTGGCGAGGGAAGCAGGAGCTGGAGTGTGAAGGGTGTGAAGGGCCTTAGAGTCAACCAGGGAGCAGCgggctgtggatggaggagcGGAATGACTGTGGGATTTGTACTTTAGATCCTTGTGGCTGTGGTGCTTGTTTTAGGGGAACAGCATTGTGGTGAGTCAAGCAGAAAGGCCCAAGCTAAGGCAGAAACTTGGGACATGCAGCCAATCCCCTGATTTTCTTATGGCACAAGATTCCAGGGCACCAACTCAGGTCTGTTTCCCAGAGATCATAGGTGCAAACTTCACAGTGAGAAAACCTTTGGGACCAGCTATTTCTTCACCCAAAGCCAGCAAGAGTGAAAGGCAGGAGACAGAAGGCAGGTCCCCTTCCTCGTGCTTGGAAGATGAGCTGGGGAAGAGTACACCCAGCCCAGGAGATGTGTCTCTTGGAGGGCTGGGAGTCTCTGCTTGTCTCACCTTTTGGGTTTGGCTGTTGATGTTACATGATGGACAGAAAGAGTAAATGACTGCCTTTTGAGACAAGGAAGCCTttactcttctctctttttccagCTTCTAACCTTCATTCCCTTGTAAGAAgggctagggacttccctggtggtccaatggttgcgAATTCACCTTGTAATACAGGGGACTCGgatctgatccctggtcgggaaactaagctctcacctgccacagagcaactaatcccctgtaccgcaactactgagcctgcgaaCCACAAACTAGAGAGTTCATGCACCTCAAGGAAACATCCTGCTTGGTGGAATGAAGATCCCAACTGCTGAAACTAAGATCCACtgccataaataaatagatagataaaaataaataaaacaagggcTAAATATTATATTGAAGATGGCCCATTAACAGCTTTGACGCCTAGTGGTAAACAAAcaaagctttattatttttttctccttcattaaaaaaaatcggAACATTGATAACAAATGAGAGGTCAGACCCCTGGGTTCACCCTCACGTTAAGCAAAGTAGCCCCAGAGAAAGATGGCACAGCTGATGCAAATGATGAGGTTGAGGTCCAGAAGGGTTTTCACCAAGGGGTTTTCTTCCAGGGAAACTATGATCGGGTCCACTCTGCTCGGTGCCTGCTCCTTGCCCTTATTCTCCACCCCACAGAGCCACAAGATGGCTTTCACCACTTTGGACTGCTTTGTGGTCGTGTCATCTAAAAAGAACACAACAGATAAAGGTCATAAGGGTGAGCTGTGTCTCTGAGACAAGAGGGAAGAGAGTCTCTCCCGGTATGTGATAAAAACTTTATGTTCCTCTTCTGGAAGGTATTTGTTAATACCGCAATCCTGGAAGACTTGAATTCTGAAAGGTTGGTGTTCTCAGACTTTTCATGATGTTTAGGTGCAGAATTTCAGATGAATTTCAGCCTCTTAGATAGAGGCTCAGACTAACTTGAGTGAAGCACAGAGCAGGTCAGCAGAGGCAGAGATGGGTTTAGGACCTGCTTGATCTGACTCCCTCTCTGTGTGTGGCACCGCCTGCCAGAGGCTGAAGGGAGACGGGCACTTTTGCAGGGAACTCTGTCTCCactcagagctggggctgtgaaatCAACTGCAGATGGAGCCAGGCAGGTGGCCTACGGGGGTCAGAGAAGCTGATTTGCTTCTTAGACACATCACCTCTACCAAGGAAGATTCTCTCTCATGTTTCCTGAAGCACGTGGCCTTCTGCATCTATCCTTGCGTTTCCCACTGTAGGATGCCATGGGTTCGTAGccacagttattttttttaagccatttgCTATTGTCTAGTCAtcaagtcatgtcccactctttatgaccccatagactgtagccttccaggctcctctgtccttgggattgcccaggcaagaatactggagtgggtagccatttcctcctccaggggatcttcctgacccagggattgaacctgagtctcctgcattggcaggcagattctttaccactgagccaccagggaagctcctttaaAAGCCATGCGTGGTGATTAATGACAACCACAGCCTTGGGGTCATGTAGGCAGAAGGGACTGCTGGGGACTTTGACTAACTGTATATCCCAGGTCTAAGGACCAGCTGCTTCCCACCTCCAGGCAGCTTTTGCCAGGCAGGCATATGGGCTCCATGCTGCCAGATCTTCTACTTATTCAAAAGAAGGTGGAAATCTGAAATGTTATGAAATCTCCCTACTTTTAAATAACTCACATTAAAAGAGTAGGTGGCCTAAACCAAAATACGTCTACAAGCTGAGAGTTTAAAACCAGTAATTTAAAGAATGCCAGCAGTAACCCCCACCTACCACGTGGGGTTTCACGAGGATCAAATGAACTGTGTTTTAGTAGGCACTCAACAAACGTTGGCTCTCATTGCCCAGCTGAAGCATCTGTCGAAAGTTCCTAACCCTTTCAGTGGCCAGAGAGCGAGGGAAGACCAGACCCTGGGAATGAGGAGATGCTAAAATGTCAAGTGTGCCCCTTCACTTGCTAGTGATATGATAGAAAAATTTCCTCTTAAACACATAATGCTTCTTGAGGTTCCTACTGTAACCTAGGAAAAAGGCAACTCACAGCTGTGGGTTTTGGACATGTTTTCTTGAACCATCTCGAATTGGATGTTGGTGCCGCTGGCCTCTGGTGTCCCGTTTTGAGGAAGGGTAAGAGGCGGGGGAGTGGCCGATGGCACCTGTTCCTTCTGGACCACAGGGTCGTGGCGAGTAGACCAGGTCAAGCGACTGACCTATAGAGCAGAGAGGCATTGTGAGATGAGGGTGGGTGGTGACgttcatccctttctcctaccTCCTTCCAACCCCAGGCTCAGCCTTCATGTCCAAGTCTCTTCCAGTCTCACCCTCCCACTCCACCTTCCAACAAGCCTCAGCTCCCTGCAGTCTTCAGAATCAATGGACGTTTCCCCCACTCATTCCCCATCTTTCTTTGAAAGCCCCAAATCTCTTGTGGGGATCTCACCCTCCCTCATTCTAATAAGAGCTTAACCCCAGCCCAGGGGTGTGTGGGACCCAGAGACCAGCATTCAGCTCATCCATTTCTCTGGCCACAGCAAGTGGGTTGGTTCATGAGTGACCATGTGTCTTGGGCTGACTCCATCAATGGGCATGAGCAGCTTCACTGGAAATGCTGGGACTAAAATGTTTATGCTTTTGCTTAATGAGACTAAGAGAGGAGGTATCCTAGAAGCTGTTGACCCCAATAGGGGCTGGAGAATAGGAATAGGGgcgagaagggacttccctggtggtccagtggttaaaagtccaccttccaatgcaagagacccaggtcaggtaaccaagatcctgcatgcaattgagcaactaagccctcacactgcaactactgaacctgtgcaccctggagcccacaagccacaacgaGAGAAGACCGTGTGCCATAAcacagacccagtgcagccaaaataaataataattaaaaaaaaaaaaaaaaaagaagtgaccaACGGATTCAGATGGTCTTTTCTGAAGTCAAGTTCCTCCAAAGACCAAACCCTGGACTTTTCAGCTTTTTGAAAATCAGTCCTGGTTTTCTATCTCTAGCAGTAAAGGGTCTCAATGGCTATAGGGTCAAACCCCAAAGTACCATTTCCTTGGAGGGCGGCTCTGTGAACCAGCTCACGGCACACACAGTGATCAGGGTGACCGAGGACAGGATCATAGAGAAGTAGAGATAGTGGACGTCCTTCACCACGGCTGGGCGCTCGTCCAGCTGGTCACAGCGAGGCTGCGCGTAGATGAAGTCCAGGATCAGCCGAACCAAGCCTAGGAGGAGGCCTAAGGCCAGACCGAAGAAGGCACCCTGCAGAGCAGAGCAAAGCAAAGCTATCTTAGACACACGCCTCCGGAAAGCTCAGCAAGCCCTCTCCAGAGCTGGTCTTTACCATGACGGTCACTGCACGAGTCAGTGATTCAAAAAGAGTGGGAGCTACTTATCTGCTTATCTTTTACATACAATTGATCCATTACGTATAATTCCCTGTTAATTCAGCTTCCCTTTTGAAAGACAAAAATGCATTGAAGTAGAAGCTTCGTTCCTTGTGTTTTCAAAAGCCAGGTAACATCCTCCCTGGATCTTTCTCCCCAAATCTCATCACCGCCCCCCCCAACAATGACACCTTACATCCACGTGTCCCCACTTCAAGTCCCTCCTCTCCCATCCAATGGACTGAAGGGCTGATCCAGAGCTACCTTTTCATTGGCCCGCTTCCAGAAACATCCCATGATGAAGACCACAGCCACAGGTGGCTGTAGGTAGGAACTGATGGACTGGATGTAGATGAAGAGCTGGCCGCCCTGGCTGGCCTGGACCACAGGGATCCAGAGGATGGAGACCAACACCAGAAGCAACACAAACACCCTGGTTGAATGAGACACATACCCCCCCACATTAGTTTTGTCCTCCCTGGatacttctctttttttatagctttttGGAGGTAGAATTTATATAAGATTCACCCATTGTAAGTGTGCAATCAAGTAATTTTGGTAAATTTATAGTCGTGTAACCAACATCACAATCGAGCTTTTGAATATACATCACTCCAAAAACATCCCCTCATGCCCATTTACAGTTTATTCTTGTTTCCAACCTAAAGAAGCACTTCTATCTGCTTCTATCtctatgaaagaaaatgaaagtgttagtccctcagtcatgtctgactcttagtaatcctatggactgtaccgaccaggctcctctgtccctggggtttcccaggcaagaatgctgaaatgggttgccatgccctcctccaggggatcttcctgagccaggaatcaaacccaggtctcctgcattgcaggcagattcttttccatctgagtcaccagggaagccccctagggGCTTCTGTGTCTATAGCTTTGCTTTTCTGGACATGTCACATAAATGgtatacaatatatacaatacATGGTCTTTTGcagttggcttctttcatttagcatgtttAAAGTTCATCAGATatcatgtatcagtatttcattcctttttattgttgaaaacATTCCGTTGAGTGGATATGCCATTGTGTAACTATTGTTGAAAACATTCCGTTGAGTGGATACGCCATTGTGTAACATTATCTATCCTTCACCCATAAGTGAACATTTAGATCGCTTCTCCTTTGTGGCTCTTGTAAAAACTGATGCTATGAACACTTGTATACATGTCTTTGTGCAGACATACGGTTTTATTTCTAGGAATGcagttgctaggtcatatggtaagtttatatttaactttttaagaaaatgccAAACTGTTTGAACAGTTGAACCATTGTATATTAACACCTGCAATTCACAAGAAGTCCAGCTTCTCTGCCTATCTGCTGTTCAATTATAGCCATACTAGTGGGTGTCCAGTGGTATCTTGAAGTCTTTTTCAATCTTTGTGAAAATTAGATCATACAAAATTAGATTAGAAAATAGATTACAATCTCATTTTGAAGACTGTTCTGGATTACAAGTCCTTTGTCAAATATTTGGcttgcaaatagtttctcccaatctgtgactCATCTTctcatttgctttctttcctttcttttccttttttatgttcTTGGCCACCCTgcatagcatgtgagatcttagttccctgagagATCGAACTtaagccccttgcattggaagctcggagtcctaaccactggaccacccaagtccccttctcattttcttttgaagTGAAAAAGTTTTGGGTTTTGATGAGATCTAATTTAGCTCTctaggctgagcgccgaagaattgatgcttttgaactgtggtgttggagaagactcttgagagtcctgtggactgcaaggagatccaaccagtccattctgaaggagatcagccctgggatttctttggaaggaatgatgctaaagctgaaactccagtactttggctaccttatgcgaagagttgactcattggaaaagactctgatgctgggagggattgagggcaggaggagaaaggggcgacagaggatgagatgtctggatggcatcactgactcgatggacgtgagtctgagtgaactctgggagttggtgatggacagggaggcctggcattttacgattcatggggtcgcagagtcggacacgactgagggactgaactgaactgaactgaatttagctctctttctttttttttaacggaATATGCTTCTGATGTCAcagttagtggctcagtcatatccgactctttgaaaccccatggactgtagcccaccagggccctctgtccatggaattctccaggcaagaatactggagcagattgccgtttccttctccaggggatctttccgacctagggatcgaactctggtctcctgcattgtgggtggattcttcaccatctgagataCCAGAGAAGCCTTTTGTTGTCATACGTTTCCCTCAGCCATGGCTGAGACAGCCCTAGGAATGCACCTTCTGGAGAAGCAGAGCCCCGAGATGCTTGTTAGCATACATTTTGCATAAAATGTGCATGCCACTCACTTCACTCATTTTCATGCCCTGCATTACGCTTCAGGAGTTGGCAGAAGACTTGGTAGAGAAACGTTCCCCCAAACCTCCAGAACACCCTCCTTGCTTTTACCTGGCTGTCTCCTATTGACCCCTCAAATCCCAACCCAAGTTAGAGACTTTCCTCTGAAGCCCTAGCTCTCCTGGCTCATCTGTCATAATACTCATTGCAGTTAAAACCAgctgtttacttctgtttttcttcttctagcTCCAAGAAGGCAAAATGAGTCTTTTCTTTCCCCTGCTATGtgcccagcacctggcacataggaggtgctcttgaatgaatgaatgccttaCTCATCCACAGGGTCCTGGTGTCCTTCAGCTTGGCCATCAGAACGGGGCTGAGCCAACCAGAGGAAGTCACTGTTTGGACTTTCCCTTTGAATGGCTCAGCTTTTTCCTCCCTGAGTTATCCTGACTTTTCAGACTCTTGCCCAGCTCCACCCAATAAGACCGTgacaagtgaaagaaagtgaagtcgctcagtcgtgtccaactccttacaaccccatagactgtagcctaccaggctcctccgtccatgggatcttccaggcaagagtaactggagtggcttgccgttgccttctccaggggatcttcctgacccagggatcgaacccaggtctcccacattgcaggcagacgctttaccgtctgagccatcagagtaAGACCGTACCTGCCCACAATCATGAGCTCCTTCTCAGATGCCCGAGGCCGGAGATGGTTCCAGAGGTCCATGGTGAAGATGGTGCTGGCACTGTTAAAGATGGAGGTGAGGGAAGACGTGAGCGCCGCCACCATCACAGCCATCATGAGCCCGCGGAGCCCTGGGGGCAGAAGGGAGCTCTATGGGCCTTGGGCTTTTTTCTGCCTTCCCTGTTGACCCCATTGCCCAGGTCTGCGGCTAACTGGTCCTGAGAGGTTCAACGCTGAGAAGGCAGAACTCAGGGCTGGGAGCCAAGAGGAGGGACACAGAGGTTGGTGGGGCACAGCTCCCTGCGGAGCCAGGGCCTGAGCTTCAACTGGGAGCCCTCACATCTTGTCCCCCACCTCAGATCGGAGCCCAGCCAGGGTCCTCCTTTCTCGGGGGGACTCAGCTGAAGGGTGATGGATCATTACCTGTAGGCAGGAGTTCCAGCACAAGTTTGGGATACGCGATGTCAGAGCAGCCGGCGGGGTTGCTACAGACCTTCCGGCAGATTTCTGGGTCTGCACAAGCCACTTCGTCTGTGGAGGAAACAAGCCCAGAGATGGCTAGATGGACCCTTAGAGCCCCAGGCCTGGCCAAAACACAGCCCGGCGCCGGTCAGCACCAGGAGACAGGGTTACTGCGTATAAGTGTAGAGCTCGATGAAATAAAAAGGACCCTGGACTTgattaagtggtaaagaatctgcctgcttcccagtggtaaagaatctgcctcccaatgcgaGAGACACGGgatcaatccctaggtcaggaagatcccctggaggaggagatggcaacccactccagtatttttgactgggaaaccccatgaacagaggagcctggcaggctacagtccatggggttgcaataagtcagacatgatttagtgactaaacagcagacTTGATAAACCATGGCCTTCTCACT
This window of the Capricornis sumatraensis isolate serow.1 chromosome 3, serow.2, whole genome shotgun sequence genome carries:
- the SLC5A11 gene encoding sodium/myo-inositol cotransporter 2 isoform X4, translated to MESSTSSPPLTQSDPLEAFPRRTLEAGDIAVLTLYFLFVLVVGLWSTVKTTRDTVKGYFLAGGNMQWWPVGASLFASNVGSGHFVGLAGSGAAAGLSVTAYELNGLFFVLMLSWIFLPIYITGQVDMYAGAIFIQQSLHVNLYLAIVGLLAVTALYTIAGFAAVGGLEGLEEKYFLAMASNRSENSSCGLPREDAFHIFRDPVTSDLPWPGILFGMSIPSLWYWCTDQVIVQRTLAAKNLSHAKGGSLLAAYLKVLPLFIMVFPGMVSRVLFPDEVACADPEICRKVCSNPAGCSDIAYPKLVLELLPTGLRGLMMAVMVAALTSSLTSIFNSASTIFTMDLWNHLRPRASEKELMIVGRVFVLLLVLVSILWIPVVQASQGGQLFIYIQSISSYLQPPVAVVFIMGCFWKRANEKGAFFGLALGLLLGLVRLILDFIYAQPRCDQLDERPAVVKDVHYLYFSMILSSVTLITVCAVSWFTEPPSKEMVSRLTWSTRHDPVVQKEQVPSATPPPLTLPQNGTPEASGTNIQFEMVQENMSKTHSYDTTTKQSKVVKAILWLCGVENKGKEQAPSRVDPIIVSLEENPLVKTLLDLNLIICISCAIFLWGYFA
- the SLC5A11 gene encoding sodium/myo-inositol cotransporter 2 isoform X3; the encoded protein is MESSTSSPPLTQSDPLEAFPRRTLEAGDIAVLTLYFLFVLVVGLWSTVKTTRDTVKGYFLAGGNMQWWPVGASLFASNVGSGHFVGLAGSGAAAGLSVTAYELNGLFFVLMLSWIFLPIYITGQVDMYAGAIFIQQSLHVNLYLAIVGLLAVTALYTIAGGLAAVIYTDALQTLIMLIGALILMGYSFAAVGGLEGLEEKYFLAMASNRSENSSCGLPREDAFHIFRDPVTSDLPWPGILFGMSIPSLWYWCTDQVIVQRTLAAKNLSHAKGGSLLAAYLKVLPLFIMVFPGMVSRVLFPDEVACADPEICRKVCSNPAGCSDIAYPKLVLELLPTGLRGLMMAVMVAALTSSLTSIFNSASTIFTMDLWNHLRPRASEKELMIVGRVFVLLLVLVSILWIPVVQASQGGQLFIYIQSISSYLQPPVAVVFIMGCFWKRANEKGAFFGLALGLLLGLVRLILDFIYAQPRCDQLDERPAVVKDVHYLYFSMILSSVTLITVCAVSWFTEPPSKEMVSRLTWSTRHDPVVQKEQVPSATPPPLTLPQNGTPEASGTNIQFEMVQENMSKTHSYDTTTKQSKVVKAILWLCGVENKGKEQAPSRVDPIIVSLEENPLVKTLLDLNLIICISCAIFLWGYFA
- the SLC5A11 gene encoding sodium/myo-inositol cotransporter 2 isoform X2, which encodes MESSTSSPPLTQSDPLEAFPRRTLEAGDIAVLTLYFLFVLVVGLWSTVKTTRDTVKGYFLAGGNMQWWPVGASLFASNVGSGHFVGLAGSGAAAGLSVTAYELNGLFFVLMLSWIFLPIYITGQVTTMPEYLRKRFGGNRIPIILAVLYLFIYIFTKISVDMYAGAIFIQQSLHVNLYLAIVGLLAVTALYTIAGFAAVGGLEGLEEKYFLAMASNRSENSSCGLPREDAFHIFRDPVTSDLPWPGILFGMSIPSLWYWCTDQVIVQRTLAAKNLSHAKGGSLLAAYLKVLPLFIMVFPGMVSRVLFPDEVACADPEICRKVCSNPAGCSDIAYPKLVLELLPTGLRGLMMAVMVAALTSSLTSIFNSASTIFTMDLWNHLRPRASEKELMIVGRVFVLLLVLVSILWIPVVQASQGGQLFIYIQSISSYLQPPVAVVFIMGCFWKRANEKGAFFGLALGLLLGLVRLILDFIYAQPRCDQLDERPAVVKDVHYLYFSMILSSVTLITVCAVSWFTEPPSKEMVSRLTWSTRHDPVVQKEQVPSATPPPLTLPQNGTPEASGTNIQFEMVQENMSKTHSYDTTTKQSKVVKAILWLCGVENKGKEQAPSRVDPIIVSLEENPLVKTLLDLNLIICISCAIFLWGYFA
- the SLC5A11 gene encoding sodium/myo-inositol cotransporter 2 isoform X5, whose product is MESSTSSPPLTQSDPLEAFPRRTLEAGDIAVLTLYFLFVLVVGLWSTVKTTRDTVKGYFLAGGNMQWWPGLFFVLMLSWIFLPIYITGQVDMYAGAIFIQQSLHVNLYLAIVGLLAVTALYTIAGGLAAVIYTDALQTLIMLIGALILMGYSFAAVGGLEGLEEKYFLAMASNRSENSSCGLPREDAFHIFRDPVTSDLPWPGILFGMSIPSLWYWCTDQVIVQRTLAAKNLSHAKGGSLLAAYLKVLPLFIMVFPGMVSRVLFPDEVACADPEICRKVCSNPAGCSDIAYPKLVLELLPTGLRGLMMAVMVAALTSSLTSIFNSASTIFTMDLWNHLRPRASEKELMIVGRVFVLLLVLVSILWIPVVQASQGGQLFIYIQSISSYLQPPVAVVFIMGCFWKRANEKGAFFGLALGLLLGLVRLILDFIYAQPRCDQLDERPAVVKDVHYLYFSMILSSVTLITVCAVSWFTEPPSKEMVSRLTWSTRHDPVVQKEQVPSATPPPLTLPQNGTPEASGTNIQFEMVQENMSKTHSYDTTTKQSKVVKAILWLCGVENKGKEQAPSRVDPIIVSLEENPLVKTLLDLNLIICISCAIFLWGYFA
- the SLC5A11 gene encoding sodium/myo-inositol cotransporter 2 isoform X1; amino-acid sequence: MESSTSSPPLTQSDPLEAFPRRTLEAGDIAVLTLYFLFVLVVGLWSTVKTTRDTVKGYFLAGGNMQWWPVGASLFASNVGSGHFVGLAGSGAAAGLSVTAYELNGLFFVLMLSWIFLPIYITGQVTTMPEYLRKRFGGNRIPIILAVLYLFIYIFTKISVDMYAGAIFIQQSLHVNLYLAIVGLLAVTALYTIAGGLAAVIYTDALQTLIMLIGALILMGYSFAAVGGLEGLEEKYFLAMASNRSENSSCGLPREDAFHIFRDPVTSDLPWPGILFGMSIPSLWYWCTDQVIVQRTLAAKNLSHAKGGSLLAAYLKVLPLFIMVFPGMVSRVLFPDEVACADPEICRKVCSNPAGCSDIAYPKLVLELLPTGLRGLMMAVMVAALTSSLTSIFNSASTIFTMDLWNHLRPRASEKELMIVGRVFVLLLVLVSILWIPVVQASQGGQLFIYIQSISSYLQPPVAVVFIMGCFWKRANEKGAFFGLALGLLLGLVRLILDFIYAQPRCDQLDERPAVVKDVHYLYFSMILSSVTLITVCAVSWFTEPPSKEMVSRLTWSTRHDPVVQKEQVPSATPPPLTLPQNGTPEASGTNIQFEMVQENMSKTHSYDTTTKQSKVVKAILWLCGVENKGKEQAPSRVDPIIVSLEENPLVKTLLDLNLIICISCAIFLWGYFA